The proteins below come from a single Streptomyces sp. SCSIO 75703 genomic window:
- a CDS encoding selenocysteine-specific translation elongation factor yields the protein MRVLATAGHVDHGKSTLVRALTGREPDRYEEERRRGLTLDLGFVWTRVDAAGTTGADGPLPGAPAPAGSAGAPGTTAGAPGAPGTTGTSDTGTGAAHDTLAFVDVPGHERFVATMLAGVGPVPAVLFVVAADQGWQPQSQEHLEILDALGVRHAVLAVTRADLADPGPVRADATERLAATSLGTVPSVAVSAVTGAGLDHLRSELARLAAALPQPPADADVRLWLDRAFTVRGHGTVVTGTLAAGTLRVGDRLTTGDGTAVRVRGLQCLQEERSEVTGVARVAVNVHGAGKDVLGRGRALTTPDAWLPTGLADVRVTGCPVAELPRAVTLHIGTAAVPVTVRPLGTDTARLTLTGTLPLRVGDRAVLREPGGGHRPRAATVLDVRPPRLTRRGAGRRRAADLAEMTGQPDAAGEVRRRGLVRRALLRAMGVPADMPAVAGDWLADPAHWTGLRDRLAAEVARHAERHPLEPGLPAEAARHLLGLPERSLVDALADTPGTVRLRREQGRVYGPGGAGPTLPPAVRAAVEAVRAELELSPFRAPEAGRLAELGLTRKAMAAAVAAGALLRVGEDILLLPDAAERAAAVLRELPQPFTLSEARKALDTTRRVAVPLLEHLDARGLTARPDPRHRRCPPAAGPGPDAPR from the coding sequence ATGCGGGTACTGGCCACCGCCGGACACGTCGACCACGGCAAGTCCACCCTGGTCCGCGCCCTGACCGGCAGGGAACCCGACCGGTACGAGGAGGAGCGCCGCCGGGGTCTCACCCTGGACCTCGGCTTCGTGTGGACCCGGGTGGACGCGGCCGGCACCACCGGGGCGGACGGGCCCCTGCCCGGCGCGCCCGCCCCCGCCGGGAGCGCCGGCGCCCCGGGCACCACGGCCGGCGCCCCGGGCGCCCCGGGCACCACCGGCACGTCGGACACCGGGACGGGCGCCGCCCACGACACCCTCGCCTTCGTCGACGTCCCGGGCCACGAACGCTTCGTCGCCACGATGCTCGCCGGCGTCGGCCCCGTCCCCGCCGTGCTCTTCGTGGTCGCCGCCGACCAGGGCTGGCAGCCCCAGTCGCAGGAACACCTGGAGATCCTGGACGCGCTCGGCGTCCGTCACGCCGTGCTCGCGGTGACCCGCGCCGACCTGGCCGACCCCGGGCCCGTACGCGCCGACGCGACCGAACGGCTGGCCGCCACCTCCCTCGGCACCGTGCCGTCGGTCGCGGTGAGCGCGGTGACCGGCGCCGGACTCGACCACCTGCGCTCCGAACTGGCCCGTCTGGCCGCCGCGTTGCCGCAGCCGCCGGCCGACGCGGACGTCCGGCTGTGGCTGGACCGGGCGTTCACCGTACGCGGCCACGGCACCGTCGTCACCGGCACCCTCGCGGCCGGCACGCTCCGCGTCGGCGACCGGCTCACCACCGGCGACGGCACCGCCGTACGGGTGCGGGGACTGCAGTGCCTCCAGGAGGAGCGTTCCGAGGTCACCGGGGTGGCCCGCGTCGCGGTCAACGTCCACGGCGCCGGCAAGGACGTCCTCGGCCGGGGCCGGGCGCTGACGACCCCGGACGCCTGGCTGCCGACCGGGCTGGCCGACGTCCGCGTCACCGGGTGCCCGGTCGCGGAACTGCCCCGTGCGGTGACCCTGCACATCGGCACGGCCGCCGTCCCGGTGACGGTCCGCCCGCTCGGCACGGACACCGCCCGGCTCACCCTCACCGGGACGCTGCCGCTGCGCGTCGGCGACCGGGCCGTCCTGCGCGAGCCGGGCGGCGGACACCGCCCGCGCGCCGCCACCGTCCTCGACGTGCGCCCGCCCCGGCTGACCCGGCGCGGAGCCGGCCGGCGCCGGGCGGCCGACCTGGCCGAGATGACCGGACAGCCCGACGCCGCAGGCGAGGTGCGACGCCGTGGCCTCGTCCGCCGTGCCCTTCTGAGAGCCATGGGCGTCCCGGCCGACATGCCGGCCGTCGCCGGGGACTGGCTGGCGGACCCGGCTCACTGGACCGGGTTGCGCGACCGTCTCGCCGCCGAGGTGGCGCGGCACGCCGAACGCCACCCGCTGGAGCCCGGCCTCCCCGCCGAGGCGGCCCGGCACCTGCTCGGCCTGCCCGAGAGGAGCCTGGTCGACGCCCTCGCGGACACCCCCGGCACGGTCCGGCTGCGCCGTGAACAGGGCCGGGTGTACGGGCCCGGCGGGGCGGGGCCGACACTGCCGCCGGCGGTGCGGGCGGCCGTCGAGGCCGTACGGGCGGAACTGGAACTGTCGCCGTTCCGCGCGCCGGAGGCCGGACGGCTGGCCGAACTGGGCCTCACCCGCAAGGCGATGGCCGCCGCGGTCGCCGCCGGGGCGCTCCTGCGGGTCGGCGAGGACATCCTGCTCCTGCCCGACGCCGCCGAACGCGCCGCCGCCGTCCTGCGGGAACTGCCGCAGCCCTTCACGCTGAGCGAGGCCCGCAAGGCCCTGGACACCACCCGCCGCGTGGCCGTCCCCCTCCTGGAACACCTGGACGCCCGGGGGCTCACCGCTCGCCCGGACCCCCGGCACCGCCGGTGCCCGCCCGCGGCCGGGCCCGGTCCGGACGCGCCGCGGTGA
- the selA gene encoding L-seryl-tRNA(Sec) selenium transferase, protein MSATGAAGPVGGTGAVGAAGAAATVGTGGGTEAAGAKGGTGADGPGAPDPRRRVPRTDRLLADPRLREAVARLGAVRVKAAVHRAQERARAGTLAPGEVADAAVALLPRAASGLRPVLNATGVLLHTNLGRAALSPAARHAVWDAAGPTDVELDLRTGARARRGRTALAALHDRVPSAEAVHVVNNGAAALVLTATALAAGREIVVSRGEMVEIGDGFRLPDLLVSTGARLREVGTTNRTTPADYADALGPDTAFILKVHPSNFRVTGFTRAAEVGDLVPLGVPVVVDIGSGLLAPHPLLPEEPDARTPLRAGAALVTASGDKLLGGPQCGLLLGREDTVRTLARHPLARALRVDKLTLAALEATLTGPGTPTAEALDADPAALTRRAERLAAALSADGVDARAVPSTATVGGGGAPGVTLPSAALSLPERYAAALRGGTDPVVGRLEAGRCLLDLRSVPEPDDARLANAVRSAAGR, encoded by the coding sequence GTGAGCGCGACGGGCGCCGCCGGGCCGGTTGGCGGAACGGGGGCCGTCGGGGCGGCCGGCGCAGCGGCGACCGTCGGCACGGGTGGCGGCACGGAGGCCGCCGGGGCGAAGGGCGGAACGGGCGCGGACGGGCCCGGTGCCCCCGACCCCCGTCGCCGCGTCCCCCGCACCGACCGCCTGCTGGCCGACCCCCGGCTGCGGGAGGCCGTCGCCCGGCTCGGCGCGGTACGGGTGAAGGCGGCCGTCCACCGGGCGCAGGAGCGCGCCCGCGCGGGCACCCTCGCGCCCGGCGAGGTCGCCGACGCGGCCGTCGCCCTGCTGCCGCGCGCCGCGAGCGGCCTGCGCCCCGTCCTCAACGCCACCGGCGTCCTGCTGCACACCAACCTCGGCCGCGCCGCGCTCTCCCCGGCCGCCCGGCACGCGGTGTGGGACGCCGCCGGGCCCACCGACGTCGAACTCGACCTGCGCACCGGCGCCCGCGCCCGCCGCGGCCGGACCGCGCTCGCCGCGCTCCACGACCGGGTGCCGTCCGCCGAAGCCGTCCACGTCGTCAACAACGGGGCCGCCGCCCTCGTCCTGACCGCCACCGCGCTCGCCGCCGGCCGCGAGATCGTCGTCAGCCGGGGCGAGATGGTGGAGATCGGCGACGGATTCCGCCTGCCCGACCTGCTGGTCTCCACCGGCGCCCGGCTGCGCGAGGTCGGCACGACGAACCGCACCACGCCCGCCGACTACGCCGACGCGCTCGGCCCCGACACGGCGTTCATCCTCAAGGTGCACCCGTCCAACTTCCGGGTCACCGGCTTCACCCGTGCCGCCGAGGTCGGCGACCTCGTCCCCCTCGGCGTCCCCGTCGTCGTCGACATCGGCTCCGGGCTGCTCGCCCCCCACCCGCTGCTGCCCGAGGAACCCGACGCGCGGACCCCGCTGCGCGCGGGCGCCGCCCTCGTCACCGCCAGCGGTGACAAACTGCTCGGCGGACCCCAGTGCGGACTGCTCCTCGGCCGCGAGGACACCGTCCGTACCCTCGCCCGGCACCCCCTCGCCCGCGCCCTGCGCGTCGACAAACTGACCCTGGCCGCGCTGGAGGCCACCCTCACCGGACCCGGCACCCCCACCGCCGAGGCCCTGGACGCCGACCCGGCCGCGCTGACCCGCCGCGCCGAACGGCTCGCCGCCGCCCTGTCCGCCGACGGCGTCGACGCGCGGGCGGTCCCCAGCACCGCCACGGTCGGCGGCGGCGGCGCCCCCGGCGTGACGCTGCCCAGCGCGGCGCTCTCCCTGCCCGAGCGGTACGCCGCCGCCCTGCGCGGCGGGACCGACCCCGTGGTGGGCAGGCTGGAGGCGGGCCGCTGCCTGCTCGACCTGCGCTCGGTGCCGGAGCCGGACGACGCCCGGCTCGCCAACGCCGTGCGGTCGGCGGCGGGGAGGTAG
- a CDS encoding thiazolylpeptide-type bacteriocin, whose translation MNQDLSTLADEILELEAETFEISDYSDASEVVLAGCTSTSSTSTSSSTCSTTSCSA comes from the coding sequence ATGAACCAGGACCTGAGCACCCTCGCGGACGAGATCCTCGAGCTGGAGGCCGAGACCTTCGAGATCTCGGACTACTCGGACGCCAGCGAGGTCGTGCTGGCCGGCTGCACCAGCACCAGCTCCACCTCGACCTCCAGCTCCACCTGCAGCACCACCTCCTGCTCCGCCTGA
- a CDS encoding AfsR/SARP family transcriptional regulator translates to MRFQLLGPLSITDGHDVAVLPPAKPTSLLAALLVRPGEVVPADRLRRAVWGEAQPAAAKAALQSCVLRLRRLFSKYGVEERSVLAVAGGYRLSADGDTLDLLHFRRLVSEAAVAGDSELPLLRTALGLWRGPLLANVPSELLHRDEVPRLVEERLRVLERVCEIQLARGRSREVLVDLWEATRTHPQHEGFAAQLMRALYRAGRQREALAEYGRIRSHLRDELGVDPGAELRGLELAILRGEEPHRPADGPAALTRPRPPHEPPAVDRAGTTAAARDDGPAPGRCATLDLPPPSPPAAAPAPPPPVGPEPAHPPRPALPRVPGFTGRARESADLVARLDGGPADGRSDAAPVLAVISGGPGMGKTALALHAARLAADRYPGGGVLVPLTGPDGRPRRAEEAAAALRAALPGAGRGPCLVILDDVVHPDQVRGLLDLTGRGAVLVTSRLGLAALVATHGAAVLRLGALPPRDSHALFTSVLGAGRVAAEAAAARALADTCGHVPLALRIAAARLLTRPKLRLADYTAWLRRDLPGRLALPDDPRMSVPLALDGALDRLPGPLGEAHLRLARLGGRITPAGAAGALRVPETRAEEVLERLLDAGLLDEEQPAALQMNPLFRAHALHRAARTGGLPPAVAVPQRRALPSGAT, encoded by the coding sequence GTGCGTTTTCAGTTGCTCGGCCCGCTCAGCATCACCGACGGCCACGACGTGGCCGTCCTCCCGCCGGCCAAGCCCACCTCACTGCTCGCGGCGCTGCTGGTACGGCCCGGTGAGGTGGTCCCGGCGGACCGCCTGCGCAGGGCGGTGTGGGGTGAGGCCCAGCCGGCGGCGGCCAAGGCCGCGCTGCAGAGCTGCGTGCTGCGGCTGCGGCGGCTCTTCTCGAAGTACGGCGTGGAGGAACGGTCGGTGCTCGCGGTGGCCGGCGGCTACCGGCTCTCGGCCGACGGCGACACCCTCGACCTGCTGCACTTCCGCCGCCTGGTGTCCGAGGCGGCCGTCGCGGGCGACTCCGAACTCCCCCTGCTGCGCACGGCGCTGGGGCTGTGGCGGGGCCCGCTTCTCGCCAACGTGCCCTCGGAACTGCTGCACCGGGACGAGGTGCCCCGGCTGGTCGAGGAACGGCTGCGCGTCCTGGAGCGGGTCTGCGAGATCCAGTTGGCCCGGGGGCGGTCCCGGGAGGTCCTGGTGGACCTCTGGGAGGCCACCCGGACCCACCCCCAGCACGAGGGATTCGCCGCCCAGTTGATGCGGGCCCTCTACCGGGCGGGCCGTCAGCGGGAGGCGCTGGCCGAGTACGGGCGCATCCGCTCCCACCTGCGGGACGAACTCGGCGTCGACCCCGGCGCGGAACTGCGGGGGCTGGAACTGGCCATCCTGCGCGGCGAGGAACCCCACCGCCCGGCCGACGGGCCCGCGGCGCTCACCCGGCCCCGCCCGCCGCACGAGCCGCCCGCCGTCGACCGCGCCGGGACCACCGCCGCCGCCCGGGACGACGGGCCCGCACCCGGCCGGTGCGCCACGCTCGACCTCCCGCCCCCTTCCCCGCCCGCCGCCGCGCCCGCGCCCCCGCCCCCCGTCGGCCCGGAGCCGGCGCACCCGCCCCGACCGGCGCTGCCCCGCGTCCCCGGCTTCACCGGCCGCGCCCGCGAGAGCGCCGATCTCGTCGCCCGTCTGGACGGCGGACCGGCGGACGGGCGGAGCGACGCCGCGCCCGTCCTCGCGGTGATCTCCGGCGGCCCCGGCATGGGCAAGACGGCGCTGGCCCTGCACGCCGCCCGGCTGGCGGCCGACCGGTATCCGGGGGGCGGGGTGCTGGTGCCGCTGACCGGCCCCGACGGCCGCCCGCGCCGCGCCGAGGAGGCCGCGGCGGCCCTGCGCGCCGCGCTCCCCGGCGCCGGCCGCGGCCCGTGCCTGGTGATCCTCGACGACGTGGTCCACCCGGACCAGGTGCGCGGACTGCTCGACCTGACCGGGCGCGGTGCCGTCCTGGTCACCAGCCGGCTCGGACTGGCCGCGCTGGTCGCCACGCACGGAGCCGCGGTGCTGCGCCTGGGCGCGCTGCCGCCCCGGGACTCCCACGCGCTGTTCACCTCCGTCCTGGGCGCCGGGCGGGTCGCGGCCGAGGCCGCCGCCGCCCGCGCCCTCGCCGACACCTGCGGGCACGTGCCGCTGGCGCTGCGGATCGCCGCCGCCCGGCTGCTGACCCGGCCGAAGCTGCGCCTGGCGGACTACACGGCGTGGCTGCGCCGGGACCTGCCCGGCCGGCTCGCGCTGCCCGACGATCCGCGGATGTCCGTACCGCTGGCCCTGGACGGGGCGCTGGACCGGCTGCCCGGTCCGCTGGGCGAGGCGCATCTGCGGCTGGCGCGGCTCGGCGGACGGATCACCCCGGCGGGCGCGGCCGGCGCGCTCCGCGTTCCGGAGACCCGGGCCGAGGAAGTGCTCGAACGCCTCCTCGATGCCGGGCTCCTGGACGAGGAGCAACCCGCCGCGCTCCAGATGAACCCCCTGTTCCGCGCGCACGCGCTGCACCGGGCCGCCCGGACCGGCGGACTCCCGCCGGCCGTCGCCGTCCCGCAGCGGCGGGCGCTGCCGTCCGGAGCCACCTGA